The following proteins are encoded in a genomic region of Channa argus isolate prfri chromosome 3, Channa argus male v1.0, whole genome shotgun sequence:
- the tnpo2b gene encoding transportin-2 isoform X3 has protein sequence MEWQPDEQGLQQVLQLLKDSQSPDTATQRAVQEKLEQLNQFPDFNNYLIFVLTSLKSEDEPTRSLSGLILKNNVKAHYQNFPPNVADFIKRECLNNIGDPSPLIRATIGILITTIASKGELQTWPELLPQLCNLLNSEDYNTCEGSFGALQKICEDSSELLDSDALNRPLNIMIPKFLQFFKHCSPKIRSHAIACVNQFIIGRAQALMENIDTFIESLFALAGDEDSEVRKNVCRALVMLLEVRIDRLIPHMHSIIQYMLQRTQDPDENVALEACEFWLTLAEQPICKEALSGHLVQLIPILVNGMKYSEIDIILLKGDVEEDETIPDSEQDIKPRFHKSRTITLQHEGGEGEEGEDIDEDEDDDDDTLSDWNLRKCSAAALDVLANVFREELLPHLLPLLKGLLFHPDWVIKESGILVLGAIAEGCMQGMVPYLPELIPHLIQCLCDKKALVRSIACWTLSRYAHWVVSQPPDAHLKPLMTELLKRILDGNKRVQEAACSAFATLEEEACTELVPYLSFILDTLVFAFGKYQHKNLLILYDAIGTLADSVGHHLNQPEYIQKLMPPLIAKWNELKDEDKDLFPLLECLSSVATALQSGFLPYCEPVYQRCVTLVQKTLAQAMMYSQQPDQYEAPDKDFMIVALDLLSGLAEGLGGHVDTLVARSNIMTLLFQCMQFQDTMPEVRQSSFALLGDLTKACFPHVKPCIAEFMPILGTNLNPEFISVCNNATWAIGEICMQMGVEMQPYIAMVLNQLVEIINRPNTPKTLLENTAITIGRLGYVCPQEVAPMLPQFIRPWCTSLRNIRDNEEKDSAFRGICIMIGVNPGGVVQDFIFFCDAVASWVNPKDDLRDMFYKILHGFKEQVGEENWQQFSEQFPPLLKERLAACYGV, from the exons ATGGAGTGGCAGCCAGATGAACAGGGTCTGCAGCAAGTGCTTCAGCTACTCAAGGACTCTCAGTCCCCAGACACAGCAACACAGAGAGCTGTGCAAGAA AAACTAGAGCAACTTAATCAGTTTCCAGATTTCAACAACTATCTCATCTTTGTCCTCACAAGCCTCAAATCTGAGG acGAGCCTACTCGCTCACTGAGTGGCCTGATACTGAAGAACAACGTAAAGGCTCACTACCAGAACTTCCCCCCCAATGTGGCTGACTTCATCAAACGAGAATGCCTCAACAACATTGGAGATCCTTCACCGCTTATCAGAGCCACAATTG GCATCCTGATAACAACCATAGCTTCTAAAGGAGAGCTGCAGACATGGCCAGAACTGTTGCCTCAGCTCTGCAATCTGCTCAACTCGGAGGACTATAACACCTGCGAG GGTTCTTTTGGAGCGCTGCAGAAGATCTGTGAAGATTCATCAGAGTTATTGGATAGTGATGCTCTTAACAGACCTCTTAACATAATGATCCCAAAATTCCTCCAgttttttaaacactgcagcCCCAAGATCAG gtCTCATGCTATAGCATGTGTGAACCAGTTCATTATTGGTCGAGCTCAGGCCCTGATGGAAAACATTGACACTTTTATTGAG AGCCTTTTTGCATTGGCTGGTGACGAAGACAGTGAAGTGAGAAAGAATGTGTGCAGGGCTCTTGTCATGCTGCTGGAAGTCCGCATTGACCGCCTCatcccacacatgcacagcatcATCCAA TACATGCTGCAGCGGACTCAGGACCCTGATGAGAACGTAGCTCTGGAGGCCTGTGAGTTCTGGTTGACTCTTGCTGAACAGCCCATCTGTAAAGAAGCCCTCTCTGGCCACTTGGTCCA ACTGATCCCTATCTTGGTGAATGGGATGAAATACTCTGAGATTGACATTATTCTTTTGAAG GgtgatgttgaagaggatgagaCAATTCCAGACAGCGAACAAGACATCAAGCCTCGCTTCCACAAGTCCCGCACTATCACTCTGCAGCACGAAGGAGGGGAAGGCGAGGAGGGAGAGGACattgatgaagatgaggatgacgatgatgatACGCTGTCTGACTGGAACCTAC GGAAGtgttcagctgctgctctggATGTTCTTGCCAACGTGTTTCGCGAAGAGCTGCTTCCCCATCTCCTACCCCTGCTCAAGGGCCTCCTTTTCCACCCTGACTGGGTCATCAAGGAGTCAGGCATTCTGGTCCTGGGGGCTATTGCAGAGG GCTGTATGCAAGGCATGGTTCCTTACCTGCCTGAGCTCATCCCTCACCTCatccagtgtttgtgtgataaGAAGGCCCTGGTTCGCTCCATTGCCTGCTGGACCCTCAGCCGCTATGCCCATTGGGTGGTCAGCCAGCCCCCTGATGCTCACCTCAAACCTCTCATGACCGAGCTGTTAAAACGCATTCTGGATGGTAATAAGAGGGTGCAGGAGGCAGCATGCAG TGCATTTGCCACCCTGGAAGAGGAGGCATGTACCGAGCTGGTGCCCTATCTGAGCTTCATCCTGGACACGCTGGTTTTTGCTTTTGGGAAGTATCAGCACAAAAACCTGCTCATCCTTTATGATGCCATAGGAACACTGGCAGACTCTGTGGGACACCATCTTAACCAGCCT GAGTACATACAGAAGTTGATGCCTCCGCTGATAGCCAAGTGGAATGAGCTGAAGGATGAAGACAAAGATCTCTTCCCCCTGCTTGAGTGTCTGTCATCTGTTGCCACAGCGCTGCAGAGCGGTTTCCTCCCCTATTGCGAGCCTGTGTACCAGCGCTGCGTCACCCTGGTCCAAAAGACACTGGCTCAGGCTATG ATGTATAGTCAACAGCCAGACCAGTACGAAGCACCTGATAAGGACTTCATGATTGTGGCACTGGATCTTTTAAGTGGCTTGGCTGAGGGACTCGGGGGCCATGTGGACACACTTGTGGCTCGCAGTAACATTATGACTCTGCTTTTCCAGTGCATGCAG TTCCAGGATACGATGCCTGAAGTGAGACAGAGTTCATTTGCTCTACTGGGTGACTTGACCAAGGCCTGCTTCCCCCATGTCAAACCGTGTATTG ctgaattCATGCCGATCCTTGGTACAAATCTGAACCCGGAGTTTATTTCTGTCTGCAACAATGCTACCTGGGCCATAGGAGAGATCTGTATGCAGATGG GAGTGGAGATGCAGCCTTACATCGCTATGGTTCTGAACCAACTGGTTGAGATTATTAATCGACCTAACACCCCCAAGACCCTGCTGGAGAACACTg CAATTACCATTGGTCGTCTGGGCTATGTGTGTCCTCAGGAGGTTGCTCCGATGTTGCCACAATTTATCCGGCCTTG GTGTACATCTCTGCGGAACATCAGGGACAATGAGGAGAAAGACTCTGCCTTCCGCGGGATTTGCATTATGATTGGTGTGAACCCAGGAGGTGTGGTGCAG GACTTCATCTTCTTTTGTGATGCGGTGGCCTCCTGGGTGAATCCTAAAGATGATCTGAGGGACATGTTTTACAAG aTCTTGCACGGTTTTAAGGAGCAGGTTGGGGAGGAGAACTGGCAGCAGTTCTCAGAGCAGTTCCCCCCACTACTGAAGGAGAGACTTGCAGCCTGCTATGGCGTTTAG
- the tnpo2b gene encoding transportin-2 isoform X1 gives MRTRLDRSRLTNSVTTRFMMEWQPDEQGLQQVLQLLKDSQSPDTATQRAVQEKLEQLNQFPDFNNYLIFVLTSLKSEDEPTRSLSGLILKNNVKAHYQNFPPNVADFIKRECLNNIGDPSPLIRATIGILITTIASKGELQTWPELLPQLCNLLNSEDYNTCEGSFGALQKICEDSSELLDSDALNRPLNIMIPKFLQFFKHCSPKIRSHAIACVNQFIIGRAQALMENIDTFIESLFALAGDEDSEVRKNVCRALVMLLEVRIDRLIPHMHSIIQYMLQRTQDPDENVALEACEFWLTLAEQPICKEALSGHLVQLIPILVNGMKYSEIDIILLKGDVEEDETIPDSEQDIKPRFHKSRTITLQHEGGEGEEGEDIDEDEDDDDDTLSDWNLRKCSAAALDVLANVFREELLPHLLPLLKGLLFHPDWVIKESGILVLGAIAEGCMQGMVPYLPELIPHLIQCLCDKKALVRSIACWTLSRYAHWVVSQPPDAHLKPLMTELLKRILDGNKRVQEAACSAFATLEEEACTELVPYLSFILDTLVFAFGKYQHKNLLILYDAIGTLADSVGHHLNQPEYIQKLMPPLIAKWNELKDEDKDLFPLLECLSSVATALQSGFLPYCEPVYQRCVTLVQKTLAQAMMYSQQPDQYEAPDKDFMIVALDLLSGLAEGLGGHVDTLVARSNIMTLLFQCMQFQDTMPEVRQSSFALLGDLTKACFPHVKPCIAEFMPILGTNLNPEFISVCNNATWAIGEICMQMGVEMQPYIAMVLNQLVEIINRPNTPKTLLENTAITIGRLGYVCPQEVAPMLPQFIRPWCTSLRNIRDNEEKDSAFRGICIMIGVNPGGVVQDFIFFCDAVASWVNPKDDLRDMFYKILHGFKEQVGEENWQQFSEQFPPLLKERLAACYGV, from the exons ATGAGGACAAGGCTGGACAGGTCGCGGTTGACAAACAGTGTGACTACTAGATTCAT GATGGAGTGGCAGCCAGATGAACAGGGTCTGCAGCAAGTGCTTCAGCTACTCAAGGACTCTCAGTCCCCAGACACAGCAACACAGAGAGCTGTGCAAGAA AAACTAGAGCAACTTAATCAGTTTCCAGATTTCAACAACTATCTCATCTTTGTCCTCACAAGCCTCAAATCTGAGG acGAGCCTACTCGCTCACTGAGTGGCCTGATACTGAAGAACAACGTAAAGGCTCACTACCAGAACTTCCCCCCCAATGTGGCTGACTTCATCAAACGAGAATGCCTCAACAACATTGGAGATCCTTCACCGCTTATCAGAGCCACAATTG GCATCCTGATAACAACCATAGCTTCTAAAGGAGAGCTGCAGACATGGCCAGAACTGTTGCCTCAGCTCTGCAATCTGCTCAACTCGGAGGACTATAACACCTGCGAG GGTTCTTTTGGAGCGCTGCAGAAGATCTGTGAAGATTCATCAGAGTTATTGGATAGTGATGCTCTTAACAGACCTCTTAACATAATGATCCCAAAATTCCTCCAgttttttaaacactgcagcCCCAAGATCAG gtCTCATGCTATAGCATGTGTGAACCAGTTCATTATTGGTCGAGCTCAGGCCCTGATGGAAAACATTGACACTTTTATTGAG AGCCTTTTTGCATTGGCTGGTGACGAAGACAGTGAAGTGAGAAAGAATGTGTGCAGGGCTCTTGTCATGCTGCTGGAAGTCCGCATTGACCGCCTCatcccacacatgcacagcatcATCCAA TACATGCTGCAGCGGACTCAGGACCCTGATGAGAACGTAGCTCTGGAGGCCTGTGAGTTCTGGTTGACTCTTGCTGAACAGCCCATCTGTAAAGAAGCCCTCTCTGGCCACTTGGTCCA ACTGATCCCTATCTTGGTGAATGGGATGAAATACTCTGAGATTGACATTATTCTTTTGAAG GgtgatgttgaagaggatgagaCAATTCCAGACAGCGAACAAGACATCAAGCCTCGCTTCCACAAGTCCCGCACTATCACTCTGCAGCACGAAGGAGGGGAAGGCGAGGAGGGAGAGGACattgatgaagatgaggatgacgatgatgatACGCTGTCTGACTGGAACCTAC GGAAGtgttcagctgctgctctggATGTTCTTGCCAACGTGTTTCGCGAAGAGCTGCTTCCCCATCTCCTACCCCTGCTCAAGGGCCTCCTTTTCCACCCTGACTGGGTCATCAAGGAGTCAGGCATTCTGGTCCTGGGGGCTATTGCAGAGG GCTGTATGCAAGGCATGGTTCCTTACCTGCCTGAGCTCATCCCTCACCTCatccagtgtttgtgtgataaGAAGGCCCTGGTTCGCTCCATTGCCTGCTGGACCCTCAGCCGCTATGCCCATTGGGTGGTCAGCCAGCCCCCTGATGCTCACCTCAAACCTCTCATGACCGAGCTGTTAAAACGCATTCTGGATGGTAATAAGAGGGTGCAGGAGGCAGCATGCAG TGCATTTGCCACCCTGGAAGAGGAGGCATGTACCGAGCTGGTGCCCTATCTGAGCTTCATCCTGGACACGCTGGTTTTTGCTTTTGGGAAGTATCAGCACAAAAACCTGCTCATCCTTTATGATGCCATAGGAACACTGGCAGACTCTGTGGGACACCATCTTAACCAGCCT GAGTACATACAGAAGTTGATGCCTCCGCTGATAGCCAAGTGGAATGAGCTGAAGGATGAAGACAAAGATCTCTTCCCCCTGCTTGAGTGTCTGTCATCTGTTGCCACAGCGCTGCAGAGCGGTTTCCTCCCCTATTGCGAGCCTGTGTACCAGCGCTGCGTCACCCTGGTCCAAAAGACACTGGCTCAGGCTATG ATGTATAGTCAACAGCCAGACCAGTACGAAGCACCTGATAAGGACTTCATGATTGTGGCACTGGATCTTTTAAGTGGCTTGGCTGAGGGACTCGGGGGCCATGTGGACACACTTGTGGCTCGCAGTAACATTATGACTCTGCTTTTCCAGTGCATGCAG TTCCAGGATACGATGCCTGAAGTGAGACAGAGTTCATTTGCTCTACTGGGTGACTTGACCAAGGCCTGCTTCCCCCATGTCAAACCGTGTATTG ctgaattCATGCCGATCCTTGGTACAAATCTGAACCCGGAGTTTATTTCTGTCTGCAACAATGCTACCTGGGCCATAGGAGAGATCTGTATGCAGATGG GAGTGGAGATGCAGCCTTACATCGCTATGGTTCTGAACCAACTGGTTGAGATTATTAATCGACCTAACACCCCCAAGACCCTGCTGGAGAACACTg CAATTACCATTGGTCGTCTGGGCTATGTGTGTCCTCAGGAGGTTGCTCCGATGTTGCCACAATTTATCCGGCCTTG GTGTACATCTCTGCGGAACATCAGGGACAATGAGGAGAAAGACTCTGCCTTCCGCGGGATTTGCATTATGATTGGTGTGAACCCAGGAGGTGTGGTGCAG GACTTCATCTTCTTTTGTGATGCGGTGGCCTCCTGGGTGAATCCTAAAGATGATCTGAGGGACATGTTTTACAAG aTCTTGCACGGTTTTAAGGAGCAGGTTGGGGAGGAGAACTGGCAGCAGTTCTCAGAGCAGTTCCCCCCACTACTGAAGGAGAGACTTGCAGCCTGCTATGGCGTTTAG
- the tnpo2b gene encoding transportin-2 isoform X2 has product MRTRLDRSRLTNSVTTRFMMEWQPDEQGLQQVLQLLKDSQSPDTATQRAVQEKLEQLNQFPDFNNYLIFVLTSLKSEDEPTRSLSGLILKNNVKAHYQNFPPNVADFIKRECLNNIGDPSPLIRATIGILITTIASKGELQTWPELLPQLCNLLNSEDYNTCEGSFGALQKICEDSSELLDSDALNRPLNIMIPKFLQFFKHCSPKIRSHAIACVNQFIIGRAQALMENIDTFIESLFALAGDEDSEVRKNVCRALVMLLEVRIDRLIPHMHSIIQYMLQRTQDPDENVALEACEFWLTLAEQPICKEALSGHLVQLIPILVNGMKYSEIDIILLKGDVEEDETIPDSEQDIKPRFHKSRTITLQHEGGEGEEGEDIDEDEDDDDDTLSDWNLRKCSAAALDVLANVFREELLPHLLPLLKGLLFHPDWVIKESGILVLGAIAEGCMQGMVPYLPELIPHLIQCLCDKKALVRSIACWTLSRYAHWVVSQPPDAHLKPLMTELLKRILDGNKRVQEAACSAFATLEEEACTELVPYLSFILDTLVFAFGKYQHKNLLILYDAIGTLADSVGHHLNQPEYIQKLMPPLIAKWNELKDEDKDLFPLLECLSSVATALQSGFLPYCEPVYQRCVTLVQKTLAQAMMYSQQPDQYEAPDKDFMIVALDLLSGLAEGLGGHVDTLVARSNIMTLLFQCMQDTMPEVRQSSFALLGDLTKACFPHVKPCIAEFMPILGTNLNPEFISVCNNATWAIGEICMQMGVEMQPYIAMVLNQLVEIINRPNTPKTLLENTAITIGRLGYVCPQEVAPMLPQFIRPWCTSLRNIRDNEEKDSAFRGICIMIGVNPGGVVQDFIFFCDAVASWVNPKDDLRDMFYKILHGFKEQVGEENWQQFSEQFPPLLKERLAACYGV; this is encoded by the exons ATGAGGACAAGGCTGGACAGGTCGCGGTTGACAAACAGTGTGACTACTAGATTCAT GATGGAGTGGCAGCCAGATGAACAGGGTCTGCAGCAAGTGCTTCAGCTACTCAAGGACTCTCAGTCCCCAGACACAGCAACACAGAGAGCTGTGCAAGAA AAACTAGAGCAACTTAATCAGTTTCCAGATTTCAACAACTATCTCATCTTTGTCCTCACAAGCCTCAAATCTGAGG acGAGCCTACTCGCTCACTGAGTGGCCTGATACTGAAGAACAACGTAAAGGCTCACTACCAGAACTTCCCCCCCAATGTGGCTGACTTCATCAAACGAGAATGCCTCAACAACATTGGAGATCCTTCACCGCTTATCAGAGCCACAATTG GCATCCTGATAACAACCATAGCTTCTAAAGGAGAGCTGCAGACATGGCCAGAACTGTTGCCTCAGCTCTGCAATCTGCTCAACTCGGAGGACTATAACACCTGCGAG GGTTCTTTTGGAGCGCTGCAGAAGATCTGTGAAGATTCATCAGAGTTATTGGATAGTGATGCTCTTAACAGACCTCTTAACATAATGATCCCAAAATTCCTCCAgttttttaaacactgcagcCCCAAGATCAG gtCTCATGCTATAGCATGTGTGAACCAGTTCATTATTGGTCGAGCTCAGGCCCTGATGGAAAACATTGACACTTTTATTGAG AGCCTTTTTGCATTGGCTGGTGACGAAGACAGTGAAGTGAGAAAGAATGTGTGCAGGGCTCTTGTCATGCTGCTGGAAGTCCGCATTGACCGCCTCatcccacacatgcacagcatcATCCAA TACATGCTGCAGCGGACTCAGGACCCTGATGAGAACGTAGCTCTGGAGGCCTGTGAGTTCTGGTTGACTCTTGCTGAACAGCCCATCTGTAAAGAAGCCCTCTCTGGCCACTTGGTCCA ACTGATCCCTATCTTGGTGAATGGGATGAAATACTCTGAGATTGACATTATTCTTTTGAAG GgtgatgttgaagaggatgagaCAATTCCAGACAGCGAACAAGACATCAAGCCTCGCTTCCACAAGTCCCGCACTATCACTCTGCAGCACGAAGGAGGGGAAGGCGAGGAGGGAGAGGACattgatgaagatgaggatgacgatgatgatACGCTGTCTGACTGGAACCTAC GGAAGtgttcagctgctgctctggATGTTCTTGCCAACGTGTTTCGCGAAGAGCTGCTTCCCCATCTCCTACCCCTGCTCAAGGGCCTCCTTTTCCACCCTGACTGGGTCATCAAGGAGTCAGGCATTCTGGTCCTGGGGGCTATTGCAGAGG GCTGTATGCAAGGCATGGTTCCTTACCTGCCTGAGCTCATCCCTCACCTCatccagtgtttgtgtgataaGAAGGCCCTGGTTCGCTCCATTGCCTGCTGGACCCTCAGCCGCTATGCCCATTGGGTGGTCAGCCAGCCCCCTGATGCTCACCTCAAACCTCTCATGACCGAGCTGTTAAAACGCATTCTGGATGGTAATAAGAGGGTGCAGGAGGCAGCATGCAG TGCATTTGCCACCCTGGAAGAGGAGGCATGTACCGAGCTGGTGCCCTATCTGAGCTTCATCCTGGACACGCTGGTTTTTGCTTTTGGGAAGTATCAGCACAAAAACCTGCTCATCCTTTATGATGCCATAGGAACACTGGCAGACTCTGTGGGACACCATCTTAACCAGCCT GAGTACATACAGAAGTTGATGCCTCCGCTGATAGCCAAGTGGAATGAGCTGAAGGATGAAGACAAAGATCTCTTCCCCCTGCTTGAGTGTCTGTCATCTGTTGCCACAGCGCTGCAGAGCGGTTTCCTCCCCTATTGCGAGCCTGTGTACCAGCGCTGCGTCACCCTGGTCCAAAAGACACTGGCTCAGGCTATG ATGTATAGTCAACAGCCAGACCAGTACGAAGCACCTGATAAGGACTTCATGATTGTGGCACTGGATCTTTTAAGTGGCTTGGCTGAGGGACTCGGGGGCCATGTGGACACACTTGTGGCTCGCAGTAACATTATGACTCTGCTTTTCCAGTGCATGCAG GATACGATGCCTGAAGTGAGACAGAGTTCATTTGCTCTACTGGGTGACTTGACCAAGGCCTGCTTCCCCCATGTCAAACCGTGTATTG ctgaattCATGCCGATCCTTGGTACAAATCTGAACCCGGAGTTTATTTCTGTCTGCAACAATGCTACCTGGGCCATAGGAGAGATCTGTATGCAGATGG GAGTGGAGATGCAGCCTTACATCGCTATGGTTCTGAACCAACTGGTTGAGATTATTAATCGACCTAACACCCCCAAGACCCTGCTGGAGAACACTg CAATTACCATTGGTCGTCTGGGCTATGTGTGTCCTCAGGAGGTTGCTCCGATGTTGCCACAATTTATCCGGCCTTG GTGTACATCTCTGCGGAACATCAGGGACAATGAGGAGAAAGACTCTGCCTTCCGCGGGATTTGCATTATGATTGGTGTGAACCCAGGAGGTGTGGTGCAG GACTTCATCTTCTTTTGTGATGCGGTGGCCTCCTGGGTGAATCCTAAAGATGATCTGAGGGACATGTTTTACAAG aTCTTGCACGGTTTTAAGGAGCAGGTTGGGGAGGAGAACTGGCAGCAGTTCTCAGAGCAGTTCCCCCCACTACTGAAGGAGAGACTTGCAGCCTGCTATGGCGTTTAG